One window of Athalia rosae chromosome 4, iyAthRosa1.1, whole genome shotgun sequence genomic DNA carries:
- the LOC125500609 gene encoding nicalin-1: MWLEECDSFAELCRGYLPYYLLIVLPIFIIISPANPVAASHEFPVFRMHQYDLHGVPHGCRSAPISLEARSLTGWSTSRHCIITRALDLAPDTFYSICSKAGALVVVLPEKLDALTQEERQHIMALEEAMLLGPEIPIPVYFAPWTPDLQLILDDVSSSFLTDENAGSAAEAMLNSVSASGYQVVVASSQAVARTDIKVATLQGKLSGAGAEEKLPTIAIVAHYDSSGAAPELSFGADSNASGVAMLLELARLFSALYSVGRSRPRQNLVFILTGAGKLNYQGSKKWLEDQLDGLEGSIIQDASYVICLDSVSTSENLYVHVSKPPKETSPGGLFFKELKAVGDSIGDVHVEGVHKKINLAEEMLAWEHERYSIRRLPAATISSLKSHKSPARSSILDIRQNEQIDILQRNTKVLAEALARHIYNLSSSQIFAESLSVSKDSLLSWQEYLSNQPRAAPLLADKQNPLVTTLKEAMSRYLGDVKVTFHTPDKRDPEFVFYDVTKATLNVYSVKPAVFDLFLTIAIVSYLGIVYVVVHNFSHVYNLATSLSVAKSKTS, translated from the exons ATGTGGCTAGAAGAGTGCGATAGTTTCGCAGAACTATGCCGTGGCTATCTGCCTTATTACTTGTTGATAGTTTTGcctatttttatcatcatttcaCCAGCTAACCCCGTAGCCGCTTCTCATGAGTTTCCTGTCTTTCGCATGCATCAGTATGACTTGCACGGGGTTCCACAcg GATGTCGTAGTGCACCCATTTCTCTGGAAGCCAGATCCTTGACCGGCTGGAGTACGTCTAGGCACTGTATCATCACTCGAGCTTTGGATCTTGCTCCCGATACGTTTTACTCAATTTGTAGCAAAGCTGGCGCCTTGGTAGTGGTTCTTCCTGAGAAATTGGATGCACTTACACAAGAAGAGAGACAG CATATTATGGCACTAGAAGAAGCAATGCTTCTGGGGCCAGAAATACCAATTCCAGTATATTTTGCACCATGGACACCTGATCTTCAATTAATTCTGGATGATGTATCCAGTAGTTTTCTGACTGATGAAAACGCTGGGTCAGCTGCAGAAGCCATGTTGAACTCTGTTTCTGCAAGTGGTTATCAAGTCGTTGTAGCTTCGAGTCAAGCTGTAGCTAGAACTGACATTAAAGTGGCAACACTCCAAGGAAAATTATCAGGTGCTGGAGCTGAAGAGAAATTGCCAACAATCGCCATAGTAGCGCATTATGACAGCTCAGGAGCTGCCCCA GAATTATCTTTTGGTGCCGATAGTAATGCTTCTGGTGTAGCGATGCTACTTGAACTGGCTAGACTCTTCTCTGCATTGTACTCAGTTGGACGGTCTCGACCACGTCAGAATTTGGTTTTCATCTTGACCGGTGCAGGGAAATTAAATTACCAAGGAAGCAAAAAGTGGCTTGAGGATCAGCTCGATGGACTAGAAGGCTCAATTATACAG GATGCTTCATACGTTATTTGTCTGGACTCTGTGTCCACGAGTGagaatttatacgtacatgtatcaAAACCACCGAAGGAAACTTCTCCAGGTGGACTGTTCTTTAAGGAACTCAAAGCTGTCGGAGATTCAATTGGTGATGTCCATGTAGAaggtgtacataaaaaaatcaatcttgCCGAAGAGATGCTGGCATGGGAGCATGAAAGATACAGTATTCGAAGGCTCCCAGCGGCAACTATCTCCAGCTTAAAATCTCATAAGAGTCCCGCCAGGTCATCAATTTTGGATATACGGCAGAACGAACAAATCGATATCCTCCAAAGGAACACCAAAGTTTTAGCAGAGGCATTAGCCCGACACATTTACAATTTGAGTTCCAGTCAAATATTTGCTGAATCTCTG AGTGTTTCTAAAGATTCTCTTTTATCATGGCAAGAATATTTGAGCAACCAACCAAGAGCTGCACCTCTATTAGCTGATAAACAAAATCCCTTAGTTACAACATTGAAGGAAGCTATGTCAAGATATCTTGGAGACGTCAAAGTCACATTTCACACTCCAGATAAGCGTGACCCAGAATTTGTATTTTATGACGTAACGAAAGCCACACTTAACGTTTACAG CGTCAAGCCAGCGGTGTTCGATCTATTTCTGACGATCGCAATTGTGTCATATCTCGGTATCGTGTACGTGGTGGTTCATAACTTTTCGCACGTCTACAATCTCGCCACAAGCCTCTCCGTTGCCAAAAGTAAAACATCCTAA
- the LOC105690238 gene encoding uncharacterized protein LOC105690238: MYAKGSLLLAFLVAMTVAVATFPAAAGPRSRWYPVSYNGNNLYAGQRQRGDWQLSAHVVTKPAIRKQAVVQTLDINVGYNITYIAALDQARNASVGAFPTIVSGGPGYKYAYMVFRSKVGQPINFRVNTYGRR, from the coding sequence atgtACGCAAAGGGTTCGCTTCTCTTGGCCTTCCTCGTGGCCATGACCGTAGCCGTGGCCACATTTCCAGCGGCTGCCGGACCGCGATCGAGGTGGTACCCCGTCAGCTACAACGGGAACAATTTGTACGCCGGCCAACGTCAGAGAGGAGACTGGCAATTGTCGGCCCACGTCGTCACCAAGCCAGCGATAAGGAAACAAGCGGTGGTCCAGACCCTGGACATCAACGTCGGTTACAACATCACTTACATAGCGGCGCTGGATCAAGCACGGAACGCGAGCGTCGGTGCCTTCCCCACGATCGTCAGCGGCGGACCGGGCTACAAGTACGCCTATATGGTATTCCGCAGCAAAGTCGGCCAGCCGATCAACTTCCGCGTCAACACTTACGGTCGACGATGA
- the LOC105690258 gene encoding 2-amino-3-ketobutyrate coenzyme A ligase, mitochondrial, giving the protein MRAMLKPSVYTSTKCHLRANMSSLAKFLHPELDAIKSSGTWKSERIITSPQSMEIRVANGKNVLNFCANNYLGLSNNEEVVAAAKAALDEYGAGLSSVRFICGTQKIHKDLENKLSTFHGRQDTILYASCFDANAGIFETLLTADDAVISDELNHASIIDGIRLCKAKRFRYKHRDMVDLEQKLQESSSSRLRLIATDGIFSMDGTVAPLSKIVELAKKYNALTFVDDCHATGFFGKTGRGTEEYFDLLGKIDIINSTLGKALGGAAGGYTTGPKELIDLLRQRSRPYLFSNSLPPPVVATGIKVLDLISSSTKFLERSASNTERFRSAMTSAGFTINGDGHPICPVMLGDAKLASSFADKMLGRGIYVIGFSYPVVPKEKARIRVQISAAHTTEDIDRAVNAFIEIGKELKVIS; this is encoded by the exons ATGCGAGCAATGTTGAAACCAT cAGTTTACACTTCAACAAAATGCCACCTTCGCGCAAACATGAGTTCGCtggcaaaatttttacatccAGAATTAGACGCGATCAAGAGTTCTGGAACATGGAAATCAGAACGCATAATTACTTCCCCCCAGAGCATGGAGATTCGTGTGGCTAATGGAAAAAACGTCCTAAATTTCTGCGCTAATAACTACTTGGGATTATCC AATAACGAGGAAGTAGTAGCAGCTGCTAAAGCTGCTTTGGATGAATATGGTGCAGGCTTGAGTTCGGTGAGATTTATTTGTGGAAcccaaaaaattcataaagaCTTAGAGAATAAATTATCAACCTTTCACGGAAGACAAGATACGATTTTGTACGCATCTTGCTTCGATGCGAATGctggaattttcgaaacactTTTAACGGCAGATGATGCGGTGATAAGCGATGAGTTAAATCATGCCTCCATCATTGACGGAATCCGACTTTGTAAAGCAAAGAGATTCAG GTACAAACACAGAGACATGGTGGATCTCGAACAGAAACTTCAAGAAAGTTCCTCATCCCGCTTGAGGTTGATCGCTACGgacggaatattttcaatggaTGGAACTGTCGCACCGTTATCTAAAATTGTTGAACtcgcgaaaaaatataatgcCTTAACTTTCGTTGATGATTGTCATGCGACAGGCTTCTTTGGAAAAACAGGCAG GGGCACAGAAGAATATTTCGATCTTTTGGGTAAAATTGACATCATAAATTCAACTCTGGGTAAGGCGCTTGGTGGTGCAGCAGGTGGTTACACAACTGGACCAAAAGAACTCATTGATTTGTTGAGGCAGCGAAGTAGGCCGTACCTTTTCTCAAATTCACTACCACCGCCCGTTGTTGCCACAGGAATTAAG GTGCTCGACCTCATTTCTAGTAGCACTAAATTTTTAGAACGATCTGCTAGTAATACAGAACGGTTTAGAAGTGCTATGACGTCGGCTGGATTCACTATTAACGGCGATGGACATCCGATATGCCCCGTGATGCTTGGAGATGCGAAGCTAGCTTCTTCTTTTGCCGATAAGATGCTAG GCAGAGGCATTTACGTAATCGGATTCAGTTATCCCGTTGtaccaaaagaaaaagcaagaaTACGTGTCCAGATCAGCGCGGCGCATACAACAGAAGATATTGATAGAGCAGTAAATGCTTTCATTGAAATTGGAAAGGAATTAAAAGTGATTTCTTGA
- the LOC105690295 gene encoding NADH dehydrogenase [ubiquinone] 1 beta subcomplex subunit 3 isoform X2, which yields MGGHDHHGPPFVVPKDPSIYKLENAPQLVLLQKKLAEHGLKDPWIRNEIWRYDVTKWGTQAGRVRQFFLMGARVGIPLFLITIAAEKALGIDYSHHHGHGENHHGSHSKEH from the coding sequence ATGGGAGGCCACGATCACCACGGACCACCATTTGTCGTCCCCAAGGACCCTAGCATATATAAACTAGAAAATGCACCACAGTTGGTGCTCCTTCAAAAGAAGTTGGCTGAACATGGCTTGAAAGATCCTTGGatccgaaatgaaatttgGCGTTACGATGTGACAAAATGGGGAACACAGGCTGGGCGTGTAAGACAATTCTTTCTGATGGGTGCTAGAGTTGGTATTCCATTATTTCTCATAACGATAGCTGCTGAAAAAGCTTTGGGTATTGATTATAGCCATCATCATGGTCATGGTGAAAACCACCATGGGAGTCATAGCAAAGAgcattga
- the LOC105690291 gene encoding meckelin, translating to MYSRDIFLFNPFTSTLFIFMIIESVCKVYAYSNEEIFQYITPDTCKLGEYFNAESLICAACDLTKYLEPSEDRLTCVCNKQSKFVGFQNGCPKCELCGHNEIPTIDGLDCVACSTYSNNSSCECASSDIRLERNVNGSLLEKIQCIPCTHNTYPSPDGTKCLTCRKNAFKSHINCPCPLISHLRIKEYCVDKNGLVEWPDIRSTYLVKYESQQVDSYYLRTELQLAVYLCKSGNKTACEHVANMCALTLFINSIPCRIFLEKHNTPLWLYYGAGEAPTVLNQEKITQKYSLDTNNNNSQVNIASAIFSTNGQFQSISTPDIFCDLLTNIRFGINTEKFCVTTAKKLSNMKMEFFEPYLRFTDGRNVSLYPLPVLIRNTNKEQTDASGWRLVRRFFIIDTISGIKALPSSFNTEFKRDKHPSIMRYAKSIHLLIKVQNKEDQGKIFPPLIILEYDELPMEHIRRNVEVKISYRVTYILANDDMYMAIEVATGVLSGLGLAFAAIKAWSYSKRNGNEILSASTFLWFLIFCCGILGNIFIFVSFCASVYTFIFYKGQTVLHVLLPSDTTEEKVRIFVIVAFCLKLVETITLVYRFRNLDIFFIDWEQPRSVLSQPNYDSPHTSLKKLYAKRFPDENPNPLKTPSDIISARRKRTPRKSSIIGTPSRQSKCSTPSKLSVSNFLEESFIENPSIKGPVILNNRQKIPVSIWRTYFIANEWFRIQTMRKVNVVVQGIATLFILEVLDIKFWARPDPDFTINAADPMLQERESFTLKFGVGTLVYISVHCAQWLIMVTFYERYIKNHIQEFVDLCSMANISVFILSQNRYGFYIHGRSVHGFADTDLATLINNLKQEEENLCAHRGLLPGTTEQSFVISVSKTFRDFYDKIMSDKIINDESRFFRRKMVGTSRKERNVQTYQKMTQFLTQFVDHCFKDLNYLVREKRFLEKLLDIEFTDTVDGSVFHIDNNHSFDRVMFYGNEWTLVTFEITLFNFVGALFQDYTLAIIITVLVSQLLVVCRKYNGKKNLANKTLIDERFLL from the exons ATGTATagtcgcgatatttttttatttaacccTTTTACCTCtaccttatttattttcatgatAATTGAGAGTGTTTGTAAAGTGTACGCTTATTCTAATGAAGAAATATTCCAATACATCACACCCGACACTTGTAAACTCGGTGAATATTTTAATGCAGAATCATTGATTTGTGCTGCATGCGACTTGACCAAATATCTGGAGCCATCTGAAGATC GTCTAACTTGTGTTTGTAATAAGCAAAGTAAGTTTGTTGGATTTCAAAATGGTTGTCCAAAATGTGAACTCTGTGGACATAATGAAATTCCAACAATTGATGGACTGGATTGTGTTGCCTGCTCCACCTACAGTAACAATAGTAGCTGCGAATGCGCTTCAAGTGACATTAGAT tGGAACGGAATGTGAATGGAAGCCTCTTAGAGAAGATACAATGTATTCCATGCACCCATAATACCTATCCATCGCCAGATGGAACAAAATGCTTGACTTGTCGAAAGAATGCCTTTAAAAGTCACATCAACTGTCCGTGCCCATTAATTTCTCACTTAAGAATCAAAGAGTATTGCGTTGACAAAAATGGGCTGGTGGAATGGCCTGATATTAGGAGCACGTACTTAGTGAAATATGAAAGCCAACAGGTCGATAGTTATTATCTCAGAACTGAGTTACAGTTAGCCGTTTACTTATGTAAA agTGGAAACAAGACTGCCTGTGAGCATGTGGCAAATATGTGTGCCTTGACTTTGTTTATTAATTCAATACCGTGTAGAATATTTCTAGAGAAACACAATACTCCGCTGTGGTTGTATTATGGTGCAGGTGAAGCACCCACTGTACTCAATCAGGAAAAAATCACACAAAAATATAGCCTCGATACAAATAataac AACAGCCAAGTAAATATTGCATCTGCTATATTTTCAACCAATGGTCagtttcaatcaatttcaacgCCTGATATATTCTGCGACTTGTTAACGAATATTAGGTTTGGCATAAATACAGAAAAGTTCTGTGTAACGACTGCTAAGAAACTCAGCAACATGaaaatggaatttttcgaGCCGTACCTCAGGTTTACTGATGGACGTAACGTGTCATTGTACCCACTACCTGTTTTAATTAGAAACACCAATAAG GAACAAACTGATGCTTCTGGATGGCGATTGGTAAGAagattttttatcattgataCCATATCCGGCATAAAAGCCTTGCCCAGCTCATTTAACACCGAGTTCAAACGAGACAAACATCCGAGCATTATGCGATATGCAAAGTCTATTCATCTTTT GATAAAGGTACAGAATAAAGAAGACCAGGGGAAAATATTTCCACCATTAATAATACTTGAGTACGACGAACTCCCAATGGAACATATCCGCCGAAATGTTGAAGTTAAAATCAGCTATAGAGTTACATACATATTGGCAAATGATGACATGTACATGGCAATAGAG GTAGCCACAGGAGTCTTGTCTGGATTAGGATTGGCATTTGCTGCAATCAAAGCATGGAGCTATAGTAAACGAAATGGAAACGAAATACTAAGTGCCTCAACATTTCTTTGGTTCTTAATATTCTGCTGTGGCATATTGGGGAACATCTTcatattcgtttcattttgtgCCAGTGTCTACAcgtttattttctataaaGGGCAGACCGTGTTACATGTTCTCTTGCCAAGTGATACTACAGAGGAAAAAGTCAGGATATTTGTGATTGTAGCATTCTGCTTGAAG CTTGTGGAAACAATCACTCTCGTGTATCGGTTTAGAAACCTggacatattttttatcgactgGGAACAACCAAGATCTGTTTTAAGCCAACCAAACTATGATTCTCCACATACttctctgaaaaaattatatgctAAGAGATTTCCGGATGAAAATCCTAATCCTCTGAAAACTCCCTCCGATATAATATCGGCTAGGAGGAAAAGAACGCCACGGAAATCTAGTATTATCGGTACACCAAGTCGACAATCTAAATGCTCAACACCGAGTAAATTGAGCGTTTCAAATTTCTTGGAAGAATCATTCATTGAAAATCCATCAATCAAAGGACCAGTTATTCTAAACAATCGGCAAAAAATACCTGTCAGTATTTGGCGAACCTATTTCATTGCAAACGAATGGTTTAGAATTCAAACAATGAGAAAAGTGAATGTAGTAGTACAAGGAATTGCAACATTATTTATTCTAGAG GTCCTGGATATCAAGTTTTGGGCTCGACCTGATCCAGACTTTACTATAAATGCTGCAGATCCAATGTTACAGGAAAGAGAGAGTTTCACGTTGAAATTCGGTGTTGGAACATTAGTCTATATATCCGTACACTGTGCACAATGGCTAATAATGGTCACCTTCTACGAAAGATATATCAAGAATCACATACAAGAATTTGTTGACTTGTGTTCAATGGCAAATATCAGTGTCTTCATTCTTTCGCAAAATCGCTACGGATTTTATATTCATGGAAG ATCAGTGCATGGGTTTGCCGATACCGACTTGGCAACTCTAATCAACAATTTGaagcaagaagaagaaaatttatgtgCACACAGAGGACTGTTACCTGGCACCACAGAGCAAAGCTTTGTCATTTCTGTATCAAAAACCTTCAGAGATTTTTACGATAAAATCATGAGTGATAAAATCATCAATGATGAAAGTAGATTCTTCAGGAGAAAAATGGTTGGAACGTcaaggaaggaaagaaacgTGCAAACATATCAGAAAATGACCCAATTTTTGACCCAATTTGTAGATCATTGTTTCAAGGATCTAAATTATCTTGTCAGAGAAAAACGGTTTTTAGAAAAACTTTTGGATATAGAGTTTACAGATACCGTAGATGGCTCGGTTTTCCACATAG ACAACAATCATTCATTTGATCGTGTTATGTTCTATGGAAATGAATGGACATTGGTTACGTTTGAGATCACCTTGTTCAACTTTGTTGGAGCCCTATTTCAAGATTACACACTAGCAATCATAATTACAGTGTTGGTATCGCAGCTACTAGTTGTCTGTCGTAAGTacaatggaaagaaaaatttagcaAATAAAACACTGATCGATGAAAGGTTTTTACTCTAG
- the LOC105690295 gene encoding NADH dehydrogenase [ubiquinone] 1 beta subcomplex subunit 3 isoform X1, which translates to MRVMGGHDHHGPPFVVPKDPSIYKLENAPQLVLLQKKLAEHGLKDPWIRNEIWRYDVTKWGTQAGRVRQFFLMGARVGIPLFLITIAAEKALGIDYSHHHGHGENHHGSHSKEH; encoded by the exons ATGAG AGTGATGGGAGGCCACGATCACCACGGACCACCATTTGTCGTCCCCAAGGACCCTAGCATATATAAACTAGAAAATGCACCACAGTTGGTGCTCCTTCAAAAGAAGTTGGCTGAACATGGCTTGAAAGATCCTTGGatccgaaatgaaatttgGCGTTACGATGTGACAAAATGGGGAACACAGGCTGGGCGTGTAAGACAATTCTTTCTGATGGGTGCTAGAGTTGGTATTCCATTATTTCTCATAACGATAGCTGCTGAAAAAGCTTTGGGTATTGATTATAGCCATCATCATGGTCATGGTGAAAACCACCATGGGAGTCATAGCAAAGAgcattga
- the LOC105690236 gene encoding protein Wnt-5b-like: MACKNWILVILGVSIAAAASTSPSTWINIGLQGIRQLEAMRTTEVYEVGASPLCGNLNGLSPGQGRLCQLYQDHMAGVARGAKAGITECQHQFRDRRWNCSTVEDGTVFGPVLGIASRETAFVHAMAAAGVVYSVSRACRDGQLSSCGCSRSGRPRDLNREWIWGGCGDNLEYGYKFTQGFVDVREREKSYKRGSREQGRSLMNLHNNEAGRRAVVKKSKVTCKCHGVSGSCSLITCWQQLASFREVGDYLLDKYDGATEVRVNRRGRLSIRDPRYTLPTANDLVYLEDSPNYCLRNLTMGSLGTQGRVCNRTSAGMDGCNLLCCGRGYNTQKTTVKERCECKFHWCCFVECKTCVKSVDVHTCK, encoded by the exons aaacaTCGGTCTCCAGGGCATCCGTCAGCTGGAGGCGATGAGAACCACGGAGGTCTACGAAGTCGGGGCGTCACCGCTCTGCGGCAACTTGAACGGTCTCTCCCCGGGACAGGGGAGGCTCTGCCAGCTCTACCAGGATCACATGGCCGGCGTGGCGCGCGGCGCCAAAGCCGGAATAACGGAGTGCCAGCACCAGTTCCGGGACAGAAGGTGGAACTGCTCGACGGTCGAGGACGGCACGGTGTTCGGACCGGTACTAGGAATCG CCAGCAGAGAAACTGCCTTCGTTCACGCGATGGCTGCGGCAGGAGTCGTTTACTCTGTTAGTCGGGCTTGCAGGGACGGCCAGCTGTCGTCTTGCGGATGCTCGAGGAGTGGCCGACCGAGGGATCTTAATCGCGAATGGATCTGGGGAGGCTGCGGCGACAATCTCGAGTACGGTTACAA GTTCACCCAGGGATTCGTGGACGTTAGAGAGCGCGAGAAGAGCTACAAGAGAGGCAGCAGAGAACAGGGAAGAAGTTTGATGAATCTCCACAACAACGAGGCGGGACGACGG GCGGTCGTGAAGAAGTCAAAGGTGACGTGCAAGTGCCACGGTGTCTCGGGAAGCTGCAGTCTCATCACCTGCTGGCAACAACTGGCGTCTTTCCGCGAAGTCG GTGACTATCTCCTGGACAAGTACGATGGGGCGACGGAGGTGCGAGTGAACAGAAGAGGCCGCCTCTCGATTCGAGACCCACGCTACACCCTACCCACAGCCAATGACCTAGTGTATCTCGAAGACTCGCCAAACTATTGTCTCAGAAATCTCACGATGGGATCCCTGG GGACTCAGGGGAGGGTGTGCAACCGAACGTCCGCTGGTATGGATGGGTGCAATCTTCTTTGCTGCGGAAGAGGTTACAACACGCAAAAAACTACGGTGAAGGAGAGGTGCGAGTGTAAATTCCACTGGTGTTGTTTCGTCGAATGTAAGACATGCGTCAAGAGCGTTGACGTGCACACGTGCAAGTAG
- the LOC105690294 gene encoding UBX domain-containing protein 6, with amino-acid sequence MAEKIKAFFQKKKSDTKFKMAGKGYKLTESSASSSKSNASDVPRPVKRAEPTTEAKVAGQAALARLESKRTDPKKFNTSYAAIQAQVKRELEAERKAAAEGTSKEEATPKERKIPQEVEANPLLAVRGVYFRCPIISDEVLTRDEWKIKIRQFLYEQLNHEEAGLTACLIIHSCNTGKEKIEQCVETICKYLENIVNNPEEEKYRKVRMSNRVFQDKVQPVEGALQLLEAAGFEQVKLMHQDEEEDFLVWRPNKSSIDHVQMLVDALRTADPVKIELDRNLQVLLPSQAAKRNELPPVFFTMTLEEIKKEQQLRSEAIAQSQILRTKAMREKEELREMKKYRYALIRVRYPDGIMLQGTFAVYERIESVIEFVKENLVSDEIPFILTTPFGYRLSDEDHDKSLIDLKLVPASILNFNWDTEILNAKGPTEYLKDDILCLIQSA; translated from the exons ATGGCGGAGAAAATTAAGGCCttctttcaaaagaaaaagtccGATACCAAATTTAAGATGGCTGGCAAGGGATACAA ATTAACCGAATCATCAGCTTCCTCCTCAAAATCAAACGCCAGCGATGTACCGAGGCCGGTGAAACGAGCGGAACCAACTACGGAAGCAAAAGTTGCCGGGCAGGCTGCTCTGGCAAGATTGGAGTCTAAGAGGACAgatccaaaaaaattcaacac ATCATATGCAGCGATACAAGCGCAAGTTAAGCGAGAACTAGAGGCTGAAAGAAAGGCTGCGGCTGAAGGCACCTCGAAGGAAGAAGCAACGCCGAAGGAGCGTAAAATCCCGCAGGAAGTCGAAGCGAATCCATTGCTCGCGGTACGCGGCGTTTACTTCCGGTGCCCAATTATATCTGACGAAGTCTTGACGCGAGACGAATGGAAGATAAAGATTCGACAGTTCCTTTACGAGCAGCTAAACCACGAGGAAGCTGGTCTGACGGCATGCCTGATAATTCATAGCTGCAACAccggtaaagaaaaaatcgaacaatgtGTAGAAACAATTTGCAAGTATCTAGAAAATATTGTGAACAATCCCGAGGAGGAAAAGTATAGGAAAGTCCGAATGTCCAACCGCGTTTTTCAG GACAAGGTGcaacccgtagagggtgctcTGCAGTTGCTAGAGGCAGCCGGATTTGAGCAGGTGAAATTAATGCACCAGGATGAAGAGGAAGACTTCCTTGTGTGGAGGCCGAACAAATCTTCGATCGACCATGTCCAAATGCTCGTCGATGCCCTCAGGACAGCAGACCCAGTCAAAATCGAACTTGACAGAAACCTACAAGTCTTGCTCCCCAGCCAGGCCGCAAAAAGGAACGAGCTACCCCCTGTTTTCTTCACCATGACACtggaggagataaaaaaagaacagcaGCTCAG GTCCGAAGCTATCGCTCAGAGTCAGATTCTCCGGACTAAAGCGATGCGTGAAAAGGAGGAGCTccgtgagatgaaaaaatatcgctaCGCTCTGATTCGAGTGCGTTACCCGGATGGAATAATGCTCCAAGGAACATTTGCCGTTTATGAGAGGATCGAAAGCGTGATTGAGTTTGTTAAAGAAAATCTCGTCAGCGACGAGATACCCTTCATTCTAACAACGCCGTTTGGCTACCGTCTTAGTGATGAGGACCACGATAAGTCTTTAATCGACTTGAAGCTCGTGCCCGCGtcaattttaaatttcaactGGGATACTGAGATTTTGAATGCGAAAGGTCCCACAGAATACCTCAAGGATGATATTCTGTGCCTTATACAGTCGGCGTAA